The following coding sequences lie in one Treponema socranskii subsp. buccale genomic window:
- a CDS encoding TRAP transporter small permease, protein MSLFMKFAKKLNDGMIGIETIILGIITAFLVACIFIEVVCRYFFFISVPWAEELTRYLFIWLTYIGSAYAVYYGQHTEIDILQQVFDKSKDPIRTGGTKFITYAAIISTFAFQLIFAKIFWDYMMKIFSTVQTSPTMHIPMGLIYLPVFIGTVMAALHCFYMFLVEVTDSEDKKRQMEFSDNKL, encoded by the coding sequence ATGTCTTTGTTCATGAAGTTTGCTAAAAAACTTAATGATGGGATGATAGGAATTGAAACCATCATCTTGGGAATAATTACAGCATTTCTTGTTGCGTGCATTTTTATTGAGGTGGTATGTAGATATTTTTTCTTTATTTCAGTTCCATGGGCTGAAGAACTTACAAGATATTTGTTCATATGGTTAACGTATATCGGATCAGCATATGCGGTATATTACGGACAACATACGGAGATTGATATATTACAGCAAGTATTTGATAAGTCTAAAGATCCTATACGAACCGGTGGAACGAAATTCATTACATATGCAGCGATTATTTCAACTTTTGCTTTTCAGCTCATTTTTGCAAAAATATTCTGGGATTATATGATGAAAATTTTTTCAACAGTACAGACATCCCCGACAATGCATATTCCAATGGGACTGATCTATCTCCCGGTGTTTATTGGCACTGTAATGGCTGCGTTACATTGTTTTTATATGTTTTTGGTTGAGGTTACGGATTCGGAAGATAAAAAAAGACAGATGGAATTCTCAGACAATAAGTTGTAG
- the dctP gene encoding TRAP transporter substrate-binding protein, which produces MKNVCKLGVLAFSTAMIVGSLAGCGKKSGNAATSANAVTFTVTADVTGDRAPYVEQFAELVQKKTNGRYVGNIIAAGSLGTGADAAQMLHMGTLDVLMSDDMTMDGVLDGKLGFAWLPGLVSDNEDARKVYDHGWIADQVADIMAQNQLIRISSYCNGFRQVGNIKRSVTEMADLKGMKIRTPSVASVVSFYEKCGALPVMISGSEVLNALQTGTVDGLDNAVFNYTNQGITDVIKHITELNYCYSGGCFLAGEPFWNKLSDDDKEIFKECAQKVSDDFTIFFNGKTRKLMDDGVKSGQWTVDQPSDDMKAQLQNIYKQIWDESVEKYGHDIMDPIISGDYKKAK; this is translated from the coding sequence ATGAAGAACGTATGTAAACTTGGGGTGTTGGCATTTTCTACGGCTATGATTGTAGGAAGTCTGGCAGGATGCGGAAAAAAATCCGGAAATGCGGCTACATCTGCTAATGCCGTTACTTTCACTGTAACGGCGGATGTTACAGGTGATCGAGCTCCATATGTAGAACAGTTTGCCGAATTGGTTCAGAAAAAAACAAATGGAAGATATGTCGGTAATATTATTGCAGCGGGTTCTCTCGGTACCGGTGCAGATGCCGCCCAAATGCTTCACATGGGGACGCTGGATGTTCTCATGAGTGATGATATGACAATGGACGGAGTATTGGATGGGAAGTTGGGCTTTGCATGGCTTCCCGGATTGGTTAGCGATAACGAAGATGCACGGAAAGTATACGATCACGGATGGATTGCCGATCAAGTTGCAGATATTATGGCACAAAATCAGCTGATAAGAATATCTTCTTATTGTAACGGGTTCCGCCAGGTTGGTAATATTAAGCGTTCTGTAACAGAAATGGCTGATTTAAAAGGAATGAAAATCCGAACTCCTTCCGTTGCCTCTGTTGTAAGCTTCTATGAAAAGTGCGGCGCTCTTCCTGTAATGATTTCCGGTTCTGAAGTATTGAATGCATTGCAAACAGGTACTGTCGACGGTCTTGATAACGCAGTCTTTAATTATACAAATCAGGGTATAACGGATGTCATTAAACACATTACGGAGTTAAATTATTGCTATTCCGGAGGTTGCTTTCTCGCCGGAGAGCCATTCTGGAATAAATTAAGCGATGACGATAAAGAGATCTTTAAAGAGTGTGCACAGAAAGTATCGGATGATTTCACGATATTTTTTAATGGTAAAACACGGAAGTTAATGGATGACGGTGTAAAAAGTGGACAGTGGACCGTTGATCAGCCTTCTGATGATATGAAAGCGCAACTGCAGAATATATATAAACAAATTTGGGATGAATCTGTCGAAAAATATGGACACGATATCATGGATCCCATTATCAGCGGTGATTACAAAAAGGCGAAATAA
- the coaE gene encoding dephospho-CoA kinase (Dephospho-CoA kinase (CoaE) performs the final step in coenzyme A biosynthesis.) produces MIICITGPMAAGKNAAAKLLEKRGWLCIDADALVHEAIESEADKIIRTFSQDAQKRGIDIVRSDGSVDRRSLGKLVFSDASLLAKQEAIVYPAIEKCAMQKIDSHEAKNIALNAAVLYKTPTLMHMCRAILYVEAPFLVRLLRAKKRDGDAVRAICKRFRAQRGLYRSYEQTGIPIVKLRNALSLSALERNTEKALRCIEGLKVPLK; encoded by the coding sequence TTGATCATCTGCATTACGGGCCCCATGGCGGCGGGGAAAAATGCGGCGGCAAAGCTGCTTGAAAAGCGCGGCTGGCTTTGCATCGACGCGGACGCCCTCGTCCACGAGGCGATAGAGAGCGAAGCCGATAAAATCATCCGTACCTTTTCGCAGGATGCACAAAAACGCGGTATCGATATCGTGCGTTCGGATGGAAGCGTCGACAGGCGCTCGCTCGGGAAGCTCGTCTTTTCCGATGCGTCGCTGCTTGCAAAACAGGAAGCGATCGTCTATCCCGCAATCGAAAAATGCGCGATGCAAAAAATCGATTCGCATGAGGCGAAAAACATCGCGCTCAACGCAGCCGTACTCTACAAAACGCCGACTCTCATGCACATGTGCCGCGCGATCCTTTACGTCGAAGCGCCCTTTTTGGTACGCCTTTTACGTGCAAAAAAACGCGACGGAGATGCCGTACGCGCGATCTGCAAACGTTTCCGTGCCCAGCGCGGTTTGTACCGAAGTTACGAACAAACCGGTATACCCATCGTCAAGCTGCGCAATGCTTTATCCCTTTCCGCTCTCGAACGAAATACGGAAAAAGCGCTGCGGTGTATCGAAGGGTTAAAAGTACCGTTAAAATAA
- the polA gene encoding DNA polymerase I: MQEFNDDTIYILDSYGLIYRCYFAFISRPLTNSRGENISALFGFFRNLHAVFTHYKPRYIAAAFDSRTPTFRHEMYDEYKATRAKTPDDLHAQIPWIEDILASLGIPILQCDGYEADDIIATVAAKAAASGRTCRILSGDKDLMQLVNGTTQILKPDTALIWKAIDSNGVKAEWGVLPEQMLDLLSLIGDASDNVPGVKGVGPKTACKYIDAYGNLDNIFAHADEIKGAAGEKLRAGKDDAYFSQKLIKLCYDVPCVKNLEDAIPPVSFDFNAAAEKLSFYEAPTVAKSYAALAAENGSTGIETDEARKASAAKKGAHPARKNEASAEDEENGRTKYESSEQEPDTEEVPMLKPLTKNKGEYRAVTDIEELKKIVDGIIASKEKCAAFDCETDSLDTMSASLVGFSLCTIPGKAVYVPLVLTDALFSGPLISKQDALVQIARLFTDKDITVVMHNGKFDYEVLRTNGIALKGGDYPSPSCKIADTMVAAWLLDPDKTGGASYALEYLAERKLSLSGIEYDDIVPKGGSFADVPLDKAADYGAEDADFTLQLWHLFRERLEKNKLLNLFTDVEMKLLPILAEMELRGIHVNTKALDKYDAELTGEIETVQKEIYEIVGHEFNIASPKQLQEILFEELKLPHGKKTKTGYSTDTTVLEELSAYHPVPQKILTYREKTKLQSTYVEALPKLCDKNKRLHTNYMQTGTATGRLSSRDPNLQNIPVRNEDGRRIRSAFTALPNTHLISADYSQIELVVLAHLSGDKNMCKAFSEGVDIHRATASLLFSTPPEKVTADERRIAKTINFGIIYGMSAFRLARDLGISRTQAASFIEHYFTQYSSIRHFIDSTISFAETHGYVETIFGRRRKIININSKNKTEKAAAERIAVNTPVQGSAADIVKQAMLDVDAALRKEKNGARLLLQVHDELIFECPSEKSVLDATIDMIRNKMESAVKLSVPLRVSIEAGKNWGAFH, translated from the coding sequence ATGCAGGAATTCAACGACGACACCATCTATATCCTCGATTCGTACGGACTCATCTACCGCTGTTATTTTGCGTTTATTTCGCGGCCGCTGACAAACAGCCGCGGGGAAAATATTTCCGCACTTTTCGGTTTTTTCAGAAATCTGCACGCGGTGTTTACGCACTATAAACCGCGTTACATCGCCGCGGCTTTCGATTCGCGCACGCCGACGTTCCGCCACGAAATGTACGATGAATACAAAGCCACCCGCGCAAAAACGCCCGACGACCTGCACGCCCAGATTCCGTGGATCGAAGACATTCTCGCATCTCTCGGCATTCCGATCCTGCAGTGCGACGGCTACGAAGCCGACGATATCATCGCAACGGTTGCGGCAAAGGCGGCGGCAAGCGGGCGCACGTGCCGCATCCTTTCGGGCGACAAAGATTTGATGCAGCTTGTAAACGGCACGACGCAGATTTTAAAACCCGATACCGCCCTCATTTGGAAAGCGATCGATTCGAACGGCGTTAAAGCCGAATGGGGCGTCCTTCCCGAACAAATGCTCGATCTGCTTTCGCTTATCGGAGACGCATCGGACAACGTGCCGGGCGTAAAAGGCGTCGGGCCGAAAACCGCGTGCAAATACATCGACGCGTACGGAAACCTCGACAACATTTTCGCACATGCGGATGAAATAAAGGGAGCCGCGGGTGAAAAGCTGCGGGCGGGAAAAGACGACGCGTATTTTTCACAAAAATTAATAAAATTATGTTACGACGTGCCGTGCGTAAAAAACCTCGAAGATGCGATTCCTCCCGTTTCGTTCGATTTCAATGCCGCCGCGGAAAAGCTTTCATTTTACGAAGCGCCTACCGTCGCAAAATCCTATGCCGCTCTCGCAGCGGAAAACGGAAGCACAGGCATCGAAACGGACGAAGCGCGAAAAGCCTCTGCAGCGAAAAAAGGCGCTCATCCGGCGCGGAAAAACGAGGCAAGCGCTGAAGATGAAGAAAACGGAAGGACAAAATACGAATCTTCCGAACAGGAACCCGATACGGAAGAAGTTCCGATGCTCAAGCCGCTTACGAAAAACAAAGGCGAATACCGCGCCGTAACCGATATCGAAGAACTCAAAAAAATCGTCGACGGCATTATCGCATCGAAAGAAAAATGCGCCGCTTTCGACTGCGAAACGGACAGTCTCGACACGATGAGCGCTTCTCTCGTCGGCTTTTCGCTGTGCACGATACCCGGCAAAGCAGTCTACGTTCCGCTTGTACTCACCGACGCGCTTTTTTCAGGCCCGCTCATTTCAAAGCAGGATGCGCTTGTGCAGATCGCACGGCTTTTTACCGACAAAGACATCACCGTCGTCATGCACAACGGTAAATTCGATTACGAAGTGCTTCGCACGAACGGCATCGCACTCAAAGGCGGAGACTACCCCTCCCCTTCGTGCAAAATCGCCGACACGATGGTCGCCGCGTGGCTGCTCGATCCGGATAAAACGGGAGGAGCTTCGTACGCGCTCGAATATCTTGCGGAGAGAAAGCTCTCGCTTTCGGGCATCGAATACGACGATATCGTACCCAAAGGAGGAAGCTTTGCCGATGTACCGCTCGACAAAGCCGCCGACTACGGTGCCGAAGACGCCGATTTTACGCTGCAGCTTTGGCATCTTTTCCGCGAACGGCTTGAAAAAAATAAATTATTAAATTTATTTACCGACGTCGAAATGAAGCTGCTTCCTATCCTCGCGGAAATGGAACTGCGCGGCATCCACGTAAACACAAAAGCGCTCGACAAATACGACGCCGAACTCACCGGTGAAATCGAAACGGTGCAAAAAGAAATATACGAAATCGTCGGACACGAATTCAATATCGCTTCTCCGAAACAGCTGCAGGAAATTTTATTCGAAGAATTGAAATTGCCGCACGGCAAAAAGACGAAAACCGGTTATTCGACGGACACGACGGTGCTCGAAGAACTTTCGGCTTATCATCCGGTGCCGCAAAAAATTCTCACATATCGTGAAAAGACAAAGCTGCAGTCGACCTACGTCGAAGCGCTGCCGAAACTCTGCGATAAAAACAAACGTTTGCACACGAACTATATGCAGACGGGAACGGCGACCGGACGGCTTTCATCGCGCGATCCGAACTTGCAAAACATTCCGGTGCGGAACGAAGACGGCAGGAGAATCCGCTCAGCCTTTACCGCTTTGCCGAATACGCATCTCATTTCGGCCGATTATTCGCAGATCGAACTCGTCGTCCTCGCACACCTTTCGGGCGACAAAAACATGTGCAAAGCGTTCAGCGAGGGCGTGGACATCCACCGCGCAACGGCATCCCTTTTATTTTCGACGCCTCCGGAAAAAGTTACGGCGGACGAAAGACGCATTGCAAAGACGATCAATTTCGGCATCATCTACGGCATGAGCGCATTCCGCCTCGCGCGCGATTTGGGCATTTCACGAACGCAGGCCGCTTCGTTTATCGAACATTATTTTACGCAGTATTCGTCGATCAGACATTTTATCGATTCGACGATTTCCTTTGCCGAAACGCACGGATACGTCGAAACGATTTTCGGACGACGCAGAAAAATTATTAATATTAATTCGAAAAACAAAACGGAAAAAGCTGCAGCCGAACGCATCGCGGTAAATACGCCCGTACAGGGAAGCGCGGCGGACATCGTAAAACAGGCGATGCTCGACGTGGACGCCGCTCTCCGAAAAGAAAAAAACGGCGCCCGCCTTTTGCTCCAAGTGCACGACGAACTCATCTTCGAATGCCCGTCGGAAAAATCCGTCCTCGATGCGACGATCGACATGATACGCAATAAAATGGAAAGCGCGGTAAAACTTTCGGTTCCGCTCCGCGTTTCGATCGAAGCGGGTAAAAACTGGGGAGCCTTCCATTGA
- the rhaD gene encoding rhamnulose-1-phosphate aldolase, whose amino-acid sequence MNIMEAEFIKSFIRVCSDGWELGWHERNGGNLSYRIKSEEIDEVKAFFNTGGAWLPIGCEVGTLAGEYFLVTGSGKFMRNIPLDPEANICIIEIDDTGKNFRIVWGLRNGGKPTSELPTHLMNHEVKKKLSGGAYRVIYHAHCTNVIALTFVLPLKDEIFTRELWESATECPVVFPSGIGVVPWMVPGGRDIAVETSKLMETYDAAIWAHHGIFCAGETFDTTFGLMHTIEKAAEISVKVYSISQHKSQTIEPEGFRQLAKEFGVTLPEKFLYKK is encoded by the coding sequence ATGAATATAATGGAAGCTGAATTTATTAAATCGTTTATCCGCGTCTGCAGTGACGGCTGGGAATTGGGATGGCATGAACGGAACGGAGGCAATCTTTCTTATCGCATAAAGAGCGAGGAAATCGATGAAGTAAAAGCGTTTTTCAATACCGGCGGTGCATGGCTCCCGATCGGATGCGAAGTCGGCACACTCGCAGGTGAATATTTTCTCGTAACCGGAAGCGGAAAATTTATGCGTAATATACCGCTTGATCCGGAAGCGAATATCTGTATCATCGAAATAGACGATACCGGAAAGAATTTCCGCATCGTATGGGGACTCCGTAACGGAGGAAAGCCGACGAGCGAACTGCCGACTCATTTGATGAATCACGAAGTGAAAAAAAAGTTAAGCGGAGGAGCATACCGCGTCATCTATCACGCACACTGTACAAACGTTATTGCACTTACGTTCGTGTTGCCGCTGAAAGATGAAATTTTCACCCGTGAACTGTGGGAAAGCGCTACGGAATGTCCCGTCGTATTCCCGTCAGGAATCGGCGTAGTGCCGTGGATGGTACCCGGCGGTCGTGATATAGCCGTCGAAACGAGCAAGCTCATGGAAACTTACGACGCCGCTATTTGGGCGCACCACGGTATTTTTTGCGCAGGAGAAACGTTCGACACGACGTTCGGTCTTATGCATACGATAGAAAAAGCCGCGGAAATTTCGGTAAAAGTATATTCCATATCGCAGCATAAATCGCAGACGATCGAACCCGAAGGTTTTCGTCAGCTTGCAAAAGAATTCGGCGTAACATTGCCGGAAAAATTTTTATATAAAAAATAA
- a CDS encoding FGGY family carbohydrate kinase, with amino-acid sequence MKQAIIVIDIGMTNKKIAVYDEHLVQRESVYKEFSPIMIKGPAGDIPTHDIDGMKKWFIENIRLFAKKYPVRAISVTAHGATFVCVDERGSVCAPCIFYTYEPGEDFHREFYEKCGSPESLQATTYTPQFPSLLNYSKGILFLQKYFADRFARTTVILGFPQYWSFWLTGKKAYEPTYLACHSYLWNQNEHTWSTVVDSLGIRSRMPEIYVPTCSSLGCISAQTVKELGLDESVIVTAGIHDSNASLLPYIARGSDKDFILNSTGTWCVCMHPDVSENAKSFYNPDDIGKTVFFNRSALDTPVKTAIFVGGMEVDTYVRLYQKINKTDAFPVSDMQTVQKILSEKRVFLVPGVLPESGVFPLSAAGIYEDGIFHPLNEMLSGKSVPKVFFNEKLFFALLDISIAIQTETSVGCVGFSDTTSLYTEGGFRKNRLYNELLSSIFPSNSVALTTMKEATATGCAMSALMALTGKSCTELGDFIKIEHVPIKKTEINDYKAYKAAWLTAAQIKR; translated from the coding sequence ATGAAGCAGGCGATTATCGTTATCGATATCGGTATGACAAATAAAAAAATCGCGGTTTACGATGAACACCTCGTACAGCGGGAATCCGTATATAAAGAATTTTCTCCGATTATGATAAAAGGTCCCGCCGGCGATATACCGACGCACGATATCGACGGTATGAAAAAATGGTTTATTGAAAACATTCGTCTTTTCGCAAAAAAATATCCCGTACGGGCGATATCGGTGACGGCGCACGGGGCAACATTTGTCTGTGTCGATGAACGCGGATCCGTATGCGCACCGTGTATCTTTTACACCTACGAACCGGGAGAAGATTTTCATCGTGAATTTTATGAAAAATGCGGCAGTCCCGAATCGCTGCAGGCAACAACATATACGCCGCAATTTCCTTCGCTGCTGAATTATTCAAAAGGCATTTTATTTTTACAAAAATATTTTGCCGATCGATTTGCACGGACGACGGTAATTCTCGGCTTTCCGCAATATTGGTCGTTTTGGCTTACCGGTAAAAAAGCGTATGAACCGACATATCTCGCATGCCATTCGTATTTATGGAATCAAAACGAACATACGTGGTCGACTGTCGTAGACAGCTTGGGAATACGAAGCCGTATGCCCGAAATATATGTACCGACATGCAGCTCTCTCGGATGTATTTCGGCACAAACGGTAAAAGAGCTCGGACTCGACGAATCGGTAATCGTAACGGCCGGTATTCACGATTCAAATGCATCGCTTTTGCCGTATATCGCGCGCGGCAGCGATAAAGACTTTATTCTCAACTCGACGGGAACATGGTGCGTCTGCATGCATCCCGATGTTTCGGAAAACGCAAAATCTTTTTACAATCCCGATGACATCGGTAAAACGGTATTCTTTAATCGAAGCGCGCTCGATACGCCTGTAAAAACCGCAATATTTGTCGGAGGGATGGAAGTCGACACGTATGTACGGCTTTATCAAAAAATAAATAAAACGGATGCATTCCCCGTTTCCGATATGCAAACGGTACAGAAAATACTTTCCGAAAAACGCGTATTCCTTGTACCGGGAGTGCTTCCGGAATCAGGCGTCTTTCCTCTTTCCGCCGCCGGCATTTACGAAGACGGTATATTCCACCCGCTCAACGAGATGCTGTCGGGAAAATCCGTTCCGAAAGTTTTTTTCAACGAAAAACTCTTTTTTGCGCTGCTCGATATTTCCATAGCGATTCAGACGGAAACGAGCGTCGGCTGCGTCGGTTTTTCCGATACAACCTCTTTATATACGGAAGGCGGCTTTCGAAAAAACAGACTCTACAATGAGTTGCTTTCTTCCATCTTTCCGTCGAACAGCGTCGCGTTGACGACTATGAAAGAAGCTACCGCAACAGGCTGCGCTATGAGCGCTCTTATGGCGCTTACCGGTAAGAGCTGTACGGAACTCGGCGATTTTATTAAAATAGAGCACGTGCCTATTAAAAAAACCGAAATAAACGACTATAAAGCATACAAAGCCGCATGGCTTACGGCGGCGCAAATCAAGAGGTAA